DNA sequence from the Perca fluviatilis chromosome 4, GENO_Pfluv_1.0, whole genome shotgun sequence genome:
CCGCTGTTCTACAGACAGAGTGCACCTGCCGCAGAGGAAGTTAGGATGTCAGTTTTACTCCTTCACGGCATCCGTTTCTCATCAGAAAACTGGCTCAACATTGGCACTCTGGAGACTCTGGCCAAAGCAGGCTGCCGTGCGGTCGCCATCGACCTGCCAGGTGAGTCTGATGGCCCTAAAAGTCATCCGATATGGAGGGCTATTTTTGATGCGAATTGGGGAAATCGGGTGTGATGGGTTCCTTAACTGACTCCATGAGCTGTGTCCCAGTCACTGGTGCAGCACCAACTGCTGACGGTGTTGGTAAGGAGGCCAAATCAGCAGCCAAACTACAATAAAAACTTCCTGTTGTTGTTTGCAGAACACCAGTGTGCACCTCTTCCCTTTTACCTCATGCCTCATGTCTCTCCATCCACGTCTCACAGTTTGAAAACTTAAATATTAAAATCTGCTGCcctcgtcttcttcttctctcacgCCTTTATTAGTCCGCTCTTTCTCTATACGTCCACAGGGCTCGGCCGGTCCAAGTCAGCCGAGGCCCCTGCCGCGGTTGGAGAACTGGCCCCTGCAGATTTCCTGAAGGAGGTGTGTGAGGAGCTGAGCCTGAACCCGGTGGTGGTGATCAGCCCGTCCCTCAGTGGGATGTactccctccccttcctcctccagcACCAGGCTCTGATACGAGCCTACATCCCTGTAGCACCCATCTGCACCGACAAATTCACAGCAGAGCAGTACCAGAGTGTAAAGgtacattctgtgtgtgtgttacttcaTATTCCTTTGTAGTTTCCTTTCTGTTATGGTAAAACATAGGAGCAGCTCGACTCTGGATACATGAAGAAAGTTTGGGAGACTTTGATGACTTgcacagaagcatttaatgaaatcTCGATCGAGAAAATTTAGGATTGATCTGATTTAGTATTAAGCAGTTAAACCACAATGTGGTGTCATGTAGTGCCATCCCAATTCTGAGGATCTGTGTATTTCCATGAGGCATTTATCTCCTGCTGAAGCTGTCAAGTTTGGGTTGTGCAAAGATATTGATGGCGCCATAACATAGGTGCCACAAACACAGATGCTCACCTAAATCTTGTTGTTTTGCAAATCCAGTGTGTGTCGCCCCCTTGCCGTTTTTTTTCGCTGATGGCCCTGGAACACAAAATTCCCTCAATCCCTAGAGACAAACATAAATTCACACTTAAACACAGGACAGGTTTAGTGCTGGAGTATGACTGAATAGATCTTCTCGTCCCTTGACTTGTGACCTGGGAGTGACCTTATGTTAcctaagtttttttttcttttttacagtatatgtgCTCTTCATTTCTTCTTTAAAGGATAACTTGAGCAACCGTGAATGTCAACCCTATTTTTCAGCACAACCTGCTCTCCCTTTTACATGAGACTATGAGAGGAGCAGATACCATGTGACTTTCACACACACTGGCTTTTATCCAGCTCCAAACTGTTTCAAAATTCAATTTATTGGATGGCAAACCAAGTGAAAGGGCATGATCCATGAAGGAGACGTGTTTGTTACCCAAAAGTCGTTCCCCTCCAAAAACAAGCGAACATGTCTGAGTAAATGAGAGCTTCATGGCTGCTTGATGTTCGGCGATTTGGGGAAAATATCGAAGCAGAAAATCAGCGACATGATATTAAAGTGAGATGTCGAtataaaaataactaaatagaTACAGTACAGAGTACAGATAAAAACTAACTTTGACAGATAaaattactagttactttgcaggtTGAGATTTTACGTGAAAaaatgtgtatatgtttataaGTAGTTCAAATCTTCTCCATCTtgacataataataattttactcTGCTCATGCATTAAGGCATTACTCATCATAAAGCAgttataaaacaaataatagAATAACACTCATGGGTTATTTTTCTGCATATATAATACTTTTCAGGGTTATCAGGGAAAATACACTTGTGATTATGGAAATTGGAGTTCCAGCATTTCTGGAGCTTGACCCCTTGAATGTGATGACCGCCTTCATCAGAAGGCAAAAGTTTTAATATCTCTTACAAACGGCCACACTCGAGTTTGGGATGAAAAGCAGGTCGCCCTAGAGAGGAGGGAGATAATAATAGTTTAAATatggggacacattttcagatgcTGGAAGACATTCAAGGTGTTGCAATCGGTTGTTCACGTGAAAAGCGACAGAAATAGTTGTGTCAATAATGAAGAAAGAGAGCTAGAGAGATATGTTCGAACCCTGGCTCTTTTCGGAGGTTTTCTAAACTGTTTGACCATCCGACAAACACTTCTCCTGGTGCTTTTTTTAGTCTGTGTCTTGCAAGTCCCCCAACTTTATGTAAATGCAAAACTAAATCTTTGGAGTGCCcctttaatgcaggactttttacTTTGTAATGGAGTATATTTATATTGGTGCGTATTgtgacttttatttaagtaaagatctgaatacttcttccgcAGCTGATGAAAGCTAATATTAAGGTCTGCCTGACTAGCCTGTTCTTACTTTTATTCTTATTGACACATAAATTAGTTACACCttatacaaataaaaagcttgCCTCTTATCTTTTTATAAGACCCGTTGGCTTTTTAAAAAACTTGAGGTAAAACAGAGGACATCTAAAATCCCTTTAGCTACTGGCTTGAACttagaatttatttattttttaaatagagaAAGGACTCTGGAAATGATTCATCAGAAAGAGCTcttcatgtgtgtttttgtgtcccgTCTCTCCTCCAGGTCCCATCTCTGATCGTTTATGGTGACCAGGACACTCAGCTTGGAGAACTGTCACTGAGCAACCTGAGCAAtctggccaatcacagcgtgGTGGTGATGAAAGGAGCGGGTCACCCCTGTTACCTGGACGACCCGGACACTTGGCACAAAGCCCTCACTGACTTCCTCAATACCCTGTGAAGCTGCTCGTTGTGGAGAGATTCTCAACAGCAACAGTCACACATCCAGTAAattcatttagaccacaaacgtCCTGCACAAACTGATTGTGACTTTTTAAATAGTACAGTAAAAGCCAGTAATAAAACTGGAAATCAAGACTTTTTTAAACCTTTGAAGGCAAAGTAAGACATTTTGAGATACAGTATATACGCTTATTCACTTTTGCCGCCGAGAGTTAGATAGAACGATCGATGTCTATATGGTAAAGGTGAAGCTACGGCTAACAGCCAGCTaacttagtttagcataaagacttgaaATGGGGaaactagcctggctctgtccaaaggtaacaaaatcaacCTACCATCacgtctttctttttttaagatttgttttttttttttttccctttatttcagagtgagagacagtgggagagagatgggggaaagacacgcagcaaagggccgcagcaaagggccgcaggtcggattcgaaccttgGCCGCTGTACAGTCCTCAGCCTACATGTGGCgcatgctcttactgggtgagctagaggtcgccccctACCATCACTTCTAAAAcccactaattaacatgttttttttcctgtttccagtctttgtgctaagctaattTAGCCGGCTGCTGGTGTGAATCATATGAGAAACATGAGTTAATTGTCTTGTCTCGTTAAGAAAGCTAATACAGTAAGTGTATTTCCAAGATgtaaaacttttcttttttttttaaagactttctATTTTCAGTGTAACCTGCAAATAAATGAATCTCCACCTGTGtcttgactgaaaaaaaaaaaaaacacacgctGAATGAAGTGAAAAATATGAACATTATTTAATAACTGATTCTCTGTAATAaacaatttgaaaatattttacaaGGAGTCACAGACACAATATTATACAAATTTTGCcctcttcttattttttttttttccagcttcaTCTGTACAAAAGAATGGAGCGACATGGACCAGTGCCCAGAAAAGAAGGAGCTAAATCttccacgcacacaaacattcacactcacacacgtacaagaaataaaaacaaaacaaaaaataattcaaaacatttttgatttcAGATCTCAAACTTATCAACAGTGCTGTATTcctatatattttataacttCACTTAAAATTCGACtgattttacactttttttctctaaatgtttgctgtcattttttttttttaatattttttacacACTTGTCAAACATGGTCACATAGCACCAGACTACAGAATCACATACACACGTCTTTCCCACAGAGACGCACCAACACAGATGCAGCGAGGGTCTGGACGGGAGGAGGCAAGAGGCTTTATGAAAACCATCCCCTACTTATTTTAGGGTCCTGTCCTAAAGCTGACCCCCTCCCTCTCATCATCCCCAAGCTGGTccaattttctattttttttttcctttttttatttttttggcaaaaGTAAATTTGTCAAACCACAGATATCAGACGTGTGTTTCCTTcagaagacttttttttttgcacacacaGACGTCACTACATGATTCCTCCATGACCTTCTGTTGGACTGCCCGTGCTGCTCTGTGGAGACCCACTCCCTGACTTTGTCTCCGATATTCCACCCGCTcaccaaaaaaaacaccctaGGAAGTGACGTCCTTGGCTTACTTCTGCCTGGTGCTTGACATCTCCCAGCCGGGCATGAATAAGTGTCATTACATGTTTGCTTATAGGTGTGTTGTGCCAAATGTGCAGTTGCAAAAAACTATAGGCCTACATATTTAGTTTAGGTGTGAGGACTTTAAGCGTACAGAGCCAGGAAAAGAGAGGAAGTTGCAGGGGGTACATTTCCACAGGCACGTGTAGCGTTCATTTACAGACAGTGGAAAAAGGGAAATACAGACAGAATTAAATGGCACAGAACAGAGACAAACAAATACCAGAAAAGTAAAACTGCGTCTGGCATCAAATGACCCAGTAGGTACTCAACACTGAATGGAGCCGAATTGGAAGTACGTCTTTtaaatgaatttttttttaaacagtcttttgtttttctgagtCAGATTTGTTCGGAGCCGCGCTGCAGTTACTGTGCCAGCATGTTTGTCACATCAAAAAGTACCAACAACTGTACAGAGTGTGTAGTTAAGGTTCCAATTGTTGCGTGAGTCGTCCCACATGACCAATACAGTGAGGTTTGGGTGGATGTGGACATCAAAGGTCGGAggctttttgaaatttaaaacTCCCACTTGGCTTTCAAGCATTTAATCAAAACAGGCATCAATCAATAATGAATCATTCCAAGACGCAAAAATTAGAGCTCACTATACTTACTGCAGAACACCAAGAAAACCCAGGGGAGTGACTATTTAGGATGATCTATTTGTTTGAGGatctatttgtttgtgtgtgagtgtacatgagggagggaaaggTATCAGAGCTCTGTATACTGTGTAACACTAAGGCATTTATAGAGGCTTTGTTAACTatgttgcatttgaagcagaaAACACTGATGAACTACACATTCTTTCGGACGCCTCTGCTCCCTTAGAGTAACATTTAGGCAGACTGATGGCTAAAGATGGATTATTTTTGTTTCAgtccctttttttcttcctctacaACAACACTGGATTGTGTCAGTTGCAACATAGGAACAGGAAAAACCAGCTATGCTACCACAACTGTCATCCCTCAAACACTGCACAACTCATTTTTTAAGACATTCCCTTTAAGTGCTAttaacgcaaacacacacacacacacacacacacacacacacacacacacacacacacacacacacacacacacacatacacacagacagacagacagacagacagacagacagacagacagacagacagacagacacacacacacacacacacacacacaacacacacacacacacacacacacacacacactcaggcagAACTATAGCAGTCAGGTGGCCCTAAAAACACTCTATGGCCAGTTAAGTCGCTGTATACTGATAGTGTATCATAGCTCTATACATGGCTTTGTAAAGAAACGGTATAGTAACTCCATATAATTACAGTCAGGTGGCTCTGGAGCATCCACAGTCGAGAGGCCAAATACATTAAGTCTGAGCCGGTCAGAGCGATGGCTCTGTATAAAGCTATTTCTATAGCTGACAGCCTAGTCTCACAGAATCCTGTGTTATCCAAAGCCTCAAAGATGGCTGCTTTATAAAGTTACTATACAGTAGCTCTACTCTTATACAGCCAATGTGGTCCAAAACAAAGTGCATCAAGGCACTATGAAACAGAGCGGCTCCTAAACATGGGAGTCTAAATGACTTTTCACACATCGTAATGATCAAAATGATGAACTGTGACAGATTACAACCAGACTACTACTGCACGTAATCACCATATTTAGTTGCCTCTTCTGCACTTTTGT
Encoded proteins:
- the abhd14b gene encoding protein ABHD14B, producing MSAVKMTEGSVQVESCKAPLFYRQSAPAAEEVRMSVLLLHGIRFSSENWLNIGTLETLAKAGCRAVAIDLPGLGRSKSAEAPAAVGELAPADFLKEVCEELSLNPVVVISPSLSGMYSLPFLLQHQALIRAYIPVAPICTDKFTAEQYQSVKVPSLIVYGDQDTQLGELSLSNLSNLANHSVVVMKGAGHPCYLDDPDTWHKALTDFLNTL